Below is a genomic region from Scomber scombrus chromosome 3, fScoSco1.1, whole genome shotgun sequence.
AGCTCACAGCCAGTATGATTTAGCCCGTCTGAATGTTACCCCGCCTTAATCATCTCTCACTGTTAAATTACAAAGCGGAGAGCAAAAGGCTTAGCTGTAAATTAATTAGGCCTCATCAAACATTCGCTgccctgtttctctctcagtgtgGTCAGGCAGGAACGGaaaccatctctctctctctctctctctctctctctctctctctctctctctcagctcaaAGTCTTCATCTCTCTAATTAGCTGCTGTAACCTGTGATGGTACTGGGAATCTAATGAAACCACACCCAGCACACCCAGTAGTGAACTTACCGCTGCAGAAATTATGTAATGACTCCAATAACATTGTAAGTATAattctataaatataaatgtatacaaACTGCTGTTACttttatttatccatttatcAGATTGTAGTTACTAACTAAATCTCATTAACATACATACGTTTAGTTTCCCTATAACTTGTCAGTTTCTCATtttaaacaagaagaaaagacaacTAACTGCATGCTATAGAGACAAGTGTGGCATTGgaattaataaattaatcaataattaaatgagtaaaaaaaacaaacaaacaaaattaaaattcGATTAAATTCTAATTTAAAATGCACAAGCGTTACATTTGCCAATTGATAATTTATTTCAATAATCTTAGAATGGCTTAAAAATTGAACTAAGAATGTAATTAGGTAATAACTAATGAAAAGCACTTTAAAGTAGCAGAAACTAGAAATACTAGACTTCAACTCCATTACATTTGAGAGagaacttcaacttcaacttcttACTCCACAACATTTATCTGATAGCTGATCCGGTCTGATTGCTATACTGGTTCATTTTcagattcatatttaatataataataatttttggCTTAGGAccccttaaaaaacaaaaaacagtataTGAGTTTTCAGCAGTTCCACCTTCCCCCTCTAACCTTTTCAAATGGTATCCTTTAAACAAATGTTTGAGACCCGAACAGGAAAAATTCTCCAATcttaaaaaaccccaacaaagATTAGACAATAGTTCACAAAAAGTCCAAACcagatttgtgttttctctttcctACCATGACCCATGACAAATGTATCTGGTGACCTTTTAGAGGGACCTGACTAGGTTGAGAACCACTCGACTAAACTTCCAAATTATATCCGGTAGTTGAAACATGGCTTTTACTGATACTTTGAAGCAAATGATACAAgtacttcttccatcactgtatgtatcacaAATAACATTCAATTGTTTATTCCAATTTTTTTCCATACGTGTGAGCATGATGATGAAAGACTAACTTGAGTTTGTTTGACTTCTTACAATTCAGATATTTTGATTCCACAATGACAAGTCGGACCGCTCCGCTTACAAGGTCTCCTATTCATTGTCAGTGGGTGCATTTGGTTCACAGGCAGACTCTATTGTAAACATCAGTACATTGTCTTCCCATGGTGATTTCTGTTCAGTGGGCCCTCTAGTCATGACATTTGTAGAGAGCCCTTCTGTCTCTGAGCAGAGACAAAGAAGTCAAAACTAAATGAAGCTGAAACTCAACGTTCCTCGAAATCAATGTTTAACTGAATGAAAGCATTGATCTCTGAAAAGTGGAAATCTATAGTTTGAGGACAGTGGAGACTTCAGTCATGTCAGCAAAACATTATATATTCAAAATGAATTAGTGTTCCATTTGTATTCAAAGGACCAACCCTATATGACCTATATACTGTCATTTATTAACGTTGATGATTTACTATTTGTCTTGTTAAGAATAGAAAAAACACCCTTTatgactttcttttttatctacAATTTGTCCATTAATTGACAGACAGTTAAGGCAAAATATTCACACTTTAACTTGCAGTCCATACTAGAAGAAAGCAATGTGTACTCTTgccagaagagaagaaaaacaaaggcaCAAGGGAGGATATTATTACCACCATTTTATCCATCTTTCATCTGTGCACTCTGTGAATTCCCCCTCAaatgaggaagagagggaagacgAAGGAAGACAACATCCTGAAATGAGTATTTTACAGGGAACTGAATGCACTCGATGTTCCTCCAAAAATTACAGGACAACACAACTCctgcttcatttatttgaataatgaGAGTGACTTCCCCTTAAACAAATCCTGTCTACACTTACCAAACACAATGGCTGAAGCAGATGGAAAGTTTACCCTTTCAAGCCTAAAATGCAGCATCTAAGTATTGTTAAGTAGTATTTTTCACTGTACAGCCAATGTAAACCTTTAGCTATAGATTTaatggccacttgggggcagtgcaACAAGACGAAAACACAATTCTAATATATTATCACCTCATAAAGTTGATATTACAAACTATAGatattatttctgtttgtggAGTGTCTTTTCCTAACAAGCTGAATTCACTCAAAGGCCTAGCGGCTATTTGGAGCTGTGAGTCGTTTAAGGTAACAATGCGTCTGCTAATTAGAAGTTTcgaaatgtcttttttcacttGCGGAGAAAAATAGCTTCAGTTTCGACCAAAATTGGCAACAGAAAGCTGGGTCAACCGCAAATTAAAGCACTCAGCTGCATTCGGCGCACAGTAAAGTGTGAACATGTCGCTAACAGGCGTATTATCACAGCTGCCTGTTTTAGCAAAGGTATGAACAGCAACTAAATGTGTTAATAGTCTACAGAGGCGAAAGTGCTAACGTATAAAGTTACTGCAAATCCAGACAATACATTTTGGTGTTGTGACTACATTTTCAGAGAGGAGTGAACCCTCCTTTTCCCACTCTGAACATTGCATAAGCCTCCCAGCACACCCTGACACtgtattattcattaaaaagaaacaacctGATTTGATTGTTAATCCTATTAAAATCACCATAATAACAGCCTACTGCTTGTTATGTAACACGACAAATACGATTAGTTTCCGTGTTGCATTCCTCCTCTGCCTTTCAGAAAATCCTGTTCCATACTCAAATAAAAATCAGACCGCTTGACCCAGAAAAGGTACATCCTAGAAAAGCAGAGGAACAACAAATCTACAAATCCTTTGTTGTGAGTATTAATGCCAAACTGATTCATGATAACATTTTTTCGCAATGGACCGCGGATTATTTGATTGCAATGTCAACAACATGCATCACAACATGAGTTtgagagagtgaatgaaagaaagcaatATAGGTATCATGCATGGAGGGTTTAAAGATGAcacagtgagagacagacatgtATTAATAGGAGtctttttcccttcttcttatCATTCTGAATGCTTACTGCACTGTGCTGTAATTGAAAGGGGTGCTAATATTTTGCCTGCATACATTTCAACAGCCTCCAACATTTCTCCAAGTCTACATAAACGGATCAATTTTACAAAGGTAGGATTAATTGCAGGGTAATGGATTAAGCTGGATTTAGCAAGGTGTAGTTAATAGCCTGGCAACACAGTGTGAGGCAACTCTGCCCTGATTATGTGGTAGTGAACGCCCTTACCCATGACCCAGAAGAGGCTTTATATGATTTTCTTTAGGCCAACATAAACCTTTACGATGTTAATTAGCATACATGGTGTAAAAGTGATATCCGTTGTGTATAGATAGGACTTTTAAAACCTATAACATGCTGTTTGGTTCAGCCCTGTTTCCtgccacagcaggcagctgttttcagcaaaataGTTCagagcaccaaacagcagacagacaaagttagagACTTGCTGGTGAACATATTGGAGCATTTAGCGGAtaaagagccagatgtttccCTGATGGCAGAAAGCAAACTAGAGCTAAAAAAAGAGTGGACTTgaattcatcaggtggacagaaacacaactccaaatgaatgctaatgttgctccatgtcCTCTGGACGTGTAAacaagcaactgtttgctaacacgtTTGCCACATCAACTTTATAAGGTCAATTTAGTGTTTACAGCTTCGCAGTGTGAGATGAGACGATCAATcttaactctgtgtgtgttacacatgcaataactgatttttttggccacGGTGGAAAACGTCAACATTGACATATCATTACCTTTTAAGTAAATATGGCAACCTGTTAGCAAactgttgcttatttacacatatttacacggaacaacattatcattcatttggagtcgtgtttctgtccccCTGATGAATGCAGGTCCAATATTCACTGagggggaaatatctggctcgttagctgctaaatgctacgCTACATTCACCAGCTAgactacagctaactgtgtctgtttgccatttggactttttacagcttttttaaaacagcactatcattcatttggagtatttgtgtttctgtccacctgatgaatgcaAGTCTATTCATGCTCTTTTAGGTCTACTattgctctctaccaactcctgagggaaatatctgactctttagGGGCTAAATGCTAcgctatgttcaccagctagcttacagctaactgtgtctgtttgccatttggtTCTGAGCAGGTAGTGTTCAGTGACTTTTTACAGcgttttctctgaaaacagctgcttgctgTGACCCAAAATAACATTATGAGCGTTTAGagtaaaccaaaacagtaaagttgcagctggacagctaaacaatgagcttaaACTCattataaagctccgtaaagctgaGGGGGGCTACAAAGTCGCCGATAATACTCTGTAGTTTCATCATGATAAATGATGCTTCTGACATTACACACTGCcatttgatacattgttatTACTAAATATCGATAAAGCTGCTTCATGTAAGGAAATAAAATCTGTGGTTAGCCttgcttagcataaagactggaaacaggaaaATAGCTAGCCTGGCTCTATCCAAAGTGAACCACGTCTACCAATGTCCCTCAAGCTCCCTAATTATCATGTTGtatcacaatataaaaacaaccatttgaGGTTTCAGGGGAAGTTTCATGCTGGAACTGTTTATTTCTTGGCGAACAGATGGTACAATGGCTTCCAGGAGTTTTGTTGTCACAGTCAGGTTGCCAGGTCTGGTGCTAACTGACTGTATCTGGAAACCCACAGTATAGCCAGAGCCACTGCACAAAAGTGCAAGACCAACATCTAACTCCTTATAAGTCTTTTTGTTGCTTAACTCTATTAAATGGCAAATAAATTGAGTTCAGGTGGGTTTACCCTTCTGTCTGATTCACAGTGAGAATAAAAGAGTAAAAGCCTTTGTGATATGTTTGAAGACAGAGCATTTGTTAGTGTGGAAGGTGGAAGGGAAACAAACAAGGCAGACAACAGTAATGTTGAGTGATGAAACAGACATACATGGGGTAGAGGAGGATGGGGAGGGGCTGATGGGGGGGCTAGCTGATGGTGGGTTGATCTGGTTCCACACAGAGCCACTCACTTGGCCAGCTTCATCTCTATCTGCTGGCGGATCTCCTGCCGCTCCTGGTCGCTGCGGACGGGGAAGATGTTGCGGTCCTCCAGCTCCTGCTTGCTGGGGCGGTTACGAAGTTTCACAGCCAGCAGTTCCTTCCTCATCCGGCGTGGGAGGGTCCCTGTTGTTGTCGGGCACAAATTAAGGTCAATAACACCACAGTGGTTTTCATTATGTCAGACATAGTTTTCCAGCTAAGCCTACTGAACTGATGCTAATCACCACACAGCATGCTTTTGAGCTTTCTAATAACACCTTAGATACAACTGTGTgaaataacacttttttaattaaatacataccAACATGCTTAttccaaaaatgtccaaatatgCACTTGATTTTCTATCTTACTTTTATAACAgcttaaatgttatttatgtataaatataaaagttcACTccaatgttttatatttattgcacAATTTTGAATAACACTGGATGAACTGGGTCAACTTTTTGATACTGTCTCAACAGCACAAACTCTTAAAAACTGATATAAATTACACAAATGCAcgaaaaatgaatatattttactgAAGTCAATATTTAGTAGAGGCATATTTGGCAGCAGTTGCAGCCCTGACTATATGTGGAAACCGTAAGTCTGCAATTTTCCCTCATTCTTCTTTTCAGCCATAGATTCTGGATAGGATTAAGGTCTGGACTTTGATTAGGTCACTCCAGGACATtaacaataaagtttttaagCCATTCTTTTCGTAGCTTTGTACCCCGTTTGGGGTTAGTAGGCTGGAAAATGCTGTAAATCTTCAGTTACAGTGCAGCTCTCTAGTAGACTGCAGCGATTCTTACTCTAAGATGTCTTTGCTTTTGCTGCATTCCTGCTGTTCTCCACCTTCGCAAGATTTGAAGGACCTGGCCTGGAGAAACGcttccccacagcatgatggaTGCTGCTACGGCCACGCTTCGTGACGAAGATGTTTAGTTTGACGGTAAATTGTAGACTCAGAGATAAAATCTTCCACTTTGTCTCAAACTTTCCTACAAGATAGCCAAAGTATAACTCCTGATGTCAGGGACTTTCTACGTGCGACACTACTACAAAACTTCAATAGGTGATTTAACAGCAATAGTAGGTAACAGTGCCTCCTATCTCAGTCACATGACCCTGCTGCTCATTCAGTGTACACAGGCTTCTTGGTGACCTCCTTCACTGGTTCATTGCTTCCACAGACACTGTTTTCCCCCTTTAGTGacaaaatgctgcattacagcaCATCAGTGTCTCCAACTGTCAGCGAAACTGAGGGATGTCATACAGCCACTTTCATTCATCCGCCTGGTCAGACTTTAGGGATAAAAAGCCAGTTTTCTGCCCTAAAAACACTAAACGACGTCGGTAAATTAGCCTTTGCAGCACAATCGATTGTAACTATAAGTTCATCTGGATTGATTCATGCTTAAATTGGagaaatattcctttaaattcACAAAACAAAGAATGTAAACACGTCAAATCTCGGCATGCATTTTCACTCCAGTCTCTGCAGTCAGCATATATTTCTGTCACGTCACCCATGTGCTGGTGGCGTGCACATCTGTCACAATTCGTCATAATTCCCCCCCGTTCtactcttttaacatttttttttttaccccccagAGACACAGACATGTTAACCGCAGGCGGCTGAGCTGCGCTGACCCACGTGAATAGCCAGGAATTAGGCCACCGCAGCAGATGTTGACGGGGCCGCTGAAACTTAACACCAGTAAAGTCAGCTCTCCCGTCACAGCTGTAAATCTCCCTGTCATGCTTTTCACTGTAAACAAATATGAGTGGAGATTAGGCCGCTTCATTATCCAATGACACGGTGCCCAGATTTGGTTGGCTTTGTACATTAAGAGGCAAAGGATAGTAACGCACATGTCGGCTGTCAGCAGAACCTACCAGAGATCACAGACTCGTTCCAGCTGTCCTGGTCGTTCAAGTATTCGTCCAGGCGCCAGTTCTCCTTGTTCTCGTCCGACTCCTTCTTGCTCTCGGGCTCGCTGGCGGGTTCCCTCTCCGTGCTGGACGTGCGGGACAGACGGCCATCCAGGCGGCGTTTGGGAGACGAGCGCGCCTCCTTCGCCTGGAAACTGAGGTCGCGCATCATCACAAGACAAGACTGTTAATTACGACTTAAGTAAAGGCTGTGAATGATGAGTGAAATGTAGCACGTCTGATTTCCTGAGAGTTTGCTGAGTGATAAATAGCTCACAATTGATTCCCCACCAACCCCAAAAAAAGACTTAATAACTGAATTCAAGCAGATGTTCAGTAGAGTCAGTCATCCCCACAAACAGCAGTGATTACAGGCCAGACTGTCTGGTTTTAGGGAATAAGAGGCCAACAAAACTAGTACAGTATAACTACTAGGTTCCACTACTACTTTTGATCCTACTAACTCTAAATaaagtgtctgtttttctcctgtttaaTACAACCTTCAGGTTAGCACAATTGCCTCAAAGAACGTGATTTCGAGATGCTGAATCTTAATTTGCTTGCTGTGGGTGAAgagaaaatgtctaaaatgtaaatctttGTGAGGTTTTTTAAACTTACAAGCGACTGACTTTCATTCATCTTTGCTGAGTGTCAGTATTACACTACAAAAAGCCAGGGGCCCATCAGCTGAGTTCCCTAAATCCAGCATAAAAACCCTCTAAATAACTACATGCTGTATATTTATGCATTTGGTTTGTTAGCACTTCTAAATCCACTGGCTTTGATGCTGCAAGTTTACAAAAGCTCTGCAAAAGTCATCAAATCCTCTTCTTACTGTACACACAAGTGCATACAAACTGTAGGATTACAATGGTGACAAAATGGTGATGTCAGTGGTATGTCAGGTGTTCTCTGGCACATACTGCAATAAGCTTGATTTTTGTATATAGGAGCAAAATACAGTCAGAACTAAACAAATGTACGTGTGTAATAAAGCTGTGAAActtgtgtattaaaaatattcacaaactAAGAAAACGTTATAGTGTCATAGGCAACAAAAACATTGACTGACAAGGTAGAAAATGTCAGTAATAGAGCTTAAAGAACTTTGATAACTAAATAAACTTTACATTTGATAAAACAAggtgtttaaaaatgtcatcttaGGATATTAGAACATATTTTTTGACATATTACAGTGAACAGTTAAAAAGTAATGgacaataaataatcattattagCAGCcctattgttattttaaatgtgtgctgctgtttgaaGAGTACATGCTGTTTATAGTCCATATATTTGTCTATATTTAGTATGTAATATGCGCACATGTGGCTCATGGGATTTGATGATTATATTCTCCAAACAGGAGCTTTTAATAGTCTAACAGAGATAAAAACATATCATTTATTAAAGGAAGTGCTTTTTGTATTGTTGTAAACAAGAATCtagaaatgtgattttataaCTCATTATTACTAAACCTTTCAAGTCTGACCTGTCCTGCCTGTGTTTGGTGGCCAGGGCGCGGTGCAGTTCCTCAATGATGCAGCTAGGGGGCAGCTGTGGGTGTAACGACCCGAGGTGGGGGGACCCGGTGGGTGTGGAGATCCTGCCTCTCAACAGGGAGCCGTGAGGGTCTTTGGGAAGTGTGAAGTTCCTGGGTAAGGTGGCTGGGGACTTTCTCACTGGCACAGGAGGAGCACCTGCGGAGGAAAACCATCAAAGTGACACACTGCTGCAAAAACAGTGAGGTTTACCATCACTGTTAAACTCACCATCAAGGCTACCCAGTCTGGTGAGCAGTTTGACAGGCAGGTTGGGTGGAGGAGGGGTGCTAGCCCGTCTCTGAGGTTGGGCCACCGCCACTTCTTGTTTCCCTTCGACGGCCTCAGCCTTCCCCATGGACTGCTCGTCACTGGGGTCGCTCATTGAGGTGCGGTCGTCCTCTCCGTCCTCACTCTGATTGGGGTCTCCCACTGCCTTTGAGTCTTCAGTCACATCTTGTACTGAAATGCAGCAACAGCAACGGTGATGCAAAGGTCTGGTTTGTTTCTAAAGTCTTTGTCTCCACCCAGTGGACCATCAGAGACATGTTTCAAACTGAAGCTGAGGCCCATAAAAACTGCACCAGGAGAGATTTTCATGTAGAAGTTCAGCAATTTATCACTTGTTTTACTATTCAGAATCAATCATTTGATCAGCCTTAATTTGATGAGCTTCTCGTGAGAAGGAGGTACAATACAGAGTCCTGATTTACTGCTGTTCTGGCAtattagacattttaaaatgtgcttaaatAAAAGCATGGAGGATTCCCTGACACAATACCAAGCAATACCTGATtttaaatgcaaagaaaatatatatcgcgaatatgttgtccgatacATGCcgatatatatttacattttttaaagtaggcagcattttatgtatatttaatcctttttcttaattcatctttaatatatgcatgtttttttgttctgtgtgggttttttttattcatagctaattaGAATCATTAAATTCATGGTGAAGTtcactgtttcagtgcactgatgtcattttattcaataaagtttattgtcaaactgtaaaatatcacggcttccattacatatcttttcCACaggtgtttgataaccacaaaaaaatgtgtgtttatgtatatattctttacATAATGAGTATCCATATCGGTATTTTTCTCCTTAATATCCATATCGGCATTAGCCCCTAAAATCGAGTATTGGTCGGGCCCTACTATCTAGGCTACTTGCTAAAGTATTTAACTATTtcgttttttgtcttttttcgaACACATTTTGTTGCCTTCCTCCAaatttttataacttttttttcatgattttccTTTACTATATAATGTTCCTCCAAaattctgaataaataaagtgataaaatgAACATATCTAGCATTAGAAATCtacacaaaaaagtgaaacctGGACTTAACACCTCTTCAGTTACCCTGAATGaagaattattttttcattcatttttaactgCACTTATTCTTACTAGACATTTGGTTGTGAGCACTGTTGTCTCTTGGAAAGCAGGTCCTAGTATTGTATCTATCGGCTATtcctgtgtggagtttgcacgTTCTCTACATGTCTGCTGAGGTTTCCTCTCACGGtccacaaacacatgcagttaAGGTTAACCGGTAACTCTAAAATGtccgtaggtgtgaatgtgttaaGCCAGCATGACCTTGAAGAGGATAAGAAGGACCAGATAATGAATGGATAAACACTGAACGACGCTaccacacagcaaacacaatgTAAAGTGCAGAGTGAATGATTCTGAACACAGTCTGAATGACTTTCAGGTAGTTAAACCAACATTCATTGATTTCTTTTTGGTCACTTTGAGGCAGTGCAACAAGCTGAGAACACAACATTGAAATATTGTCACCATATAAAGTTATAAAGCCTAATGTGCTAGCCTATTTTCACATCTAGCAGACATGTAGCAACATTAGTATTAATTTGGAGTCGTGTTAGTTGCTAAATGCTCTGCTATGTTTGCCAGCTAGTTGCttactttgtctgtctgccacTAGTgatgggcaggtagtgtacagaggggttttttaaaaggtttttcatTGAAAACTGCTGCCTTACACTGGCGGCTCTAAAGAGGGTATTTTGCAAGTTCCATTAAATCATCCACCATGCACCTTTAAGTTAATGTGTAATtgcatattgcacctttaaccCTGAAATCTACCTGAACATCAAGTTCTGTGCTTTGTGTATTTCTCATACATTTTCTATCTAGCCACAGTATCCGTATTCTACCTGTTGAGGCGTCTAAATCGCTGCCCAGGTCTTCAGTGGTGCTGGCCAGAGGTGCCATGGGCTCTTCGTCTCTGTCCTCACCGTCTGATTGTGTTGGGGTGTCCGGATCTTCACTGTTACCCCCACAAGCAAGATCTGACTCTGCATACAGCGCACAGTGAAAGAGGACAGGAATGAGTCACCATAGCTCTGGGCATCATGTGGCTAAACAAGTGAACTCTGTAATCAGCCCAGAGccgtgtgtgtgcctgtgtgtgcatacgtgtgtgtgtgtgtgtgtgtgtgtgtgtgtgtgtgtgttttcatctatCATTTTGCACCTGTTTCCATCTCCCCAGGGTTCCTCCTGACGAGGTCATCTCTCTTCTGTCGTACAGCTGCCTTCTTCTCCACCgctaaacaaacaacacaaacatttatgaaAAAGGGTGCAGTGTGACAGCatggaaaatgaaatatatgtgCAACAGCCCAGgtctttataaaaaaataacctcCGATTTTATGTTCCCCGAGAGACCCCCCACACCGCCCACGCAAAACCACCCAGCGTTCAAATCCAAGTCGCGACGTCACACTCACTTGCCGAGGGCTTCAGCTTctcgtttttctttttcctccatttcCAAGGCTTGAAGATGCGTCCCAGGCTGGCCAGCTTGCTATTGCGCCGGACGGGAGGCGTACGAACCCCTGAGACCAGGCAACCCGAAtgcagcgccctctgctggtccATCACATCTGCAACACGAAAACACACAGAGCTCCTTTAAGATAACAAAACACAGTCATCAGTGACATCAATCCAGCATGCTGAGGATTGAAGGAAGTTCTTAAAGTCACTCCTAACACAATTGGCTGAAATACTACTGACACCCCGTCATGTGAGAGCAGCGAATGTGGGTCAGTGGCTGTAAATGCTTTATTGATTCCAGTCTAATTTCTGAGAAGTAGCGAGCGGTGGGGAGAAAACAGAGAAtcgctttgtttgtttgtgactCACATGGTTTCAGGGCAGCCAGACCTTCCTGGCCCCGAACACGCAAACAATGAAAGgcttttaaaagacattttgaaagacacacagaggataAATAAAATCAGCTTCAGTGCAACTGCCTGTTGTAAGGTCATAGCAGACATCTGCAGCCTGCAATCCCCGGCAGATTTCACACTATTTTAGGCTGCGTGCATCTCGTCGAGGTGCACGGGAATCTGCTGCACCGTTTGACTTCGTACAGTAGTGACAGGATTGTACAAATCTTACACGCTGCTTCTGAACTGAACATCCTGCTGCGTCTACACGTCCCCgactgtttatttttgttagcTTTCTTGTTCTGGATTTGTCCTTATTTTTGGATCCTGATGAAAATTCATTCCTGTGTTTTTGTAAGCCAGATTTCAGgggaaa
It encodes:
- the phactr3b gene encoding phosphatase and actin regulator 3b, whose protein sequence is MASSDGLDEDCVLQRGRSQSDPSSITEVRLGEALRADVMDQQRALHSGCLVSGVRTPPVRRNSKLASLGRIFKPWKWRKKKNEKLKPSATVEKKAAVRQKRDDLVRRNPGEMETESDLACGGNSEDPDTPTQSDGEDRDEEPMAPLASTTEDLGSDLDASTVQDVTEDSKAVGDPNQSEDGEDDRTSMSDPSDEQSMGKAEAVEGKQEVAVAQPQRRASTPPPPNLPVKLLTRLGSLDGAPPVPVRKSPATLPRNFTLPKDPHGSLLRGRISTPTGSPHLGSLHPQLPPSCIIEELHRALATKHRQDSFQAKEARSSPKRRLDGRLSRTSSTEREPASEPESKKESDENKENWRLDEYLNDQDSWNESVISGTLPRRMRKELLAVKLRNRPSKQELEDRNIFPVRSDQERQEIRQQIEMKLAKRLSQRPAVEELESRNILKQRNDQTEQEERREIKQRLNRKLNQRPTVDELRDRKILIRFSDYVEVAKAQDYDRRADKPWTRLSAADKAAIRKELNEFKSNEMEVHSSSKHLTSEDLARSLPAPWSTVSGCPDIWVQPTLEAMSPEMELRVDGGEDACSKLHFCSEETSPLNPHFTLSEEREESSNKRKMIAPIKGTVQRCVPQQNTSLTVENVHAKKSTMEEK